The Grus americana isolate bGruAme1 chromosome 29, bGruAme1.mat, whole genome shotgun sequence genome contains the following window.
AGGAGGAGGCGCCACGGCAGCACCTACGTCAGAAGAGCTGGACCCCCAAGATGCTGAAGCCGGTGGGCGCTGAGCACGCCGAGGGGGAGCGGGTAGaccctgccctggctctggAGAAGCAGCCGTGAGTCCTGAGGCCGAGCCACGTGCGGCAGCCGGGGCAGGAAACGGGGGGGGGGTTGAAGGGGGTGTCCAGGGCTTTGCCACCCCTCAGTGTCCCCTtggcatccccccccccccgcagctggTACCACGGGGCCATCACGCGGGCCGAGGCAGAGAGCCGGCTGCAGGCGTGCCGGGAGGCCGGCTACCTGGTGCGCACCAGCGAGACCGGCAGCGGCAAGTACTCCATCGCGCTCAAGTGAGTAGCCGAGCGGCCACGGACCGAgtcccggccccggggcgggggggggggggggaatgcagCGGCAGGAGCCCCTCCCAAGTTGTTTACACCAGAGCCCTGATGGGGTGGGAGCACCCAGGCCCCGGGGGGGGTGGCACCCCCCAAGCCGCGGGGGGACCCAGGCATCCTGGCGCAgcactggggcggggggggctgtgcgtccccctccccggcacatTGTCGGGAGCGCCGGTGGCGTTTCCTTCCTGAGGAAGCGGAGCCCCTGGAGCCGAAACAATCGGAGAGGGACGGGAACAAACAGGGGTGGATGCAGCCGCGGCCAtggggcgggcgggcgccgGGGGGCTGGCGGCACCGCTGACGCCCACCGACCGCCCAGGACCAGCCAGGGCTGCGTCCACATCATCGTGGCCCAGACCAAGGACAACAAGTACACGCTCAGCCAGGCCAGCGGCGCCTTTGCCAGCATCCCCGAGGTCGTGCACTACTACTCCACCGAGAAGCTGCCCTTCAAGGGGGCCGAGCACATGGCCCTGCTGCACCCTGTCCACTGCAAGCTGCATTAGCACCCGCtaatgccccccccccagactgGCCCATGACCCCGGCGTGTGGGGAAGGGTCTGGCGGAGGACCCCTCGGTCACGTCCCCAGCCCTTACGGGgaccctgctcctgcctggtgGCCGCTGCCCGCCGCTGGACTCCGGCCGGGCCGTGCTGCCCTATTGCTGGGACCGATCCTGCCCACCCTTTGCCGGAGCCGACCCGCtgcaggggcggggggagaatCCCCCCTCTGGCacccggggtggggggacgcAGCGAGACTGGGACGTGTAACAAAGGAGTAAAATAAACTTGTTGGCTGAGAAAAGGTGGGTGGTCCTGGGGGTGCAGTGGGgaagggatggagctgggggggggcagggctggggactgCAAAGTGGAAGGGATGGGGCAGGATTGGGGCTGGGGTCTGCAATGGGCAAGGGATGGTGGTGGGGGTTGCGGAggtgcagggatggggatggggccCCCCAGGGTGCCAGGATAGATGGGTGCCCAGGGTGTgcgtgctgggggggggggggcgtagGAGACACCCggccccttccccacccaggGGGCTAGCTGCCAGGCTCCGCTCTGCTGGCAGCGGCGCTGCCTGAAACCAGGGTGGGTTTTCGAGGCTGGGGGCCATCAGGGCTGACCCCAGGAtccggcccctcgcccccccagGGGTCACCTGCCTGCTTGGGAGGGCAGAAGCAGGTGACTCAACCCCAGACTTGTGCCAGCAGGAGCCACGCTGGTTTCGGGGGACAGGGGTAccggggctccccccacccGCACATCTGCATCCTGCCAGGCTTTTTATAGAGCGGGGCTGGTTGGGGTGGGGGAACGTGGCGTCGCAAGGGTGCCCAAGCACCCGCTCCCCTTGCCCTGCGGTTTCCTGCCtgggtgcagctgcagctccctggggtgTTGCACAACGCGGCACAGGGTGGGCTGCTGCCGCAGGCACTGCGTGGCACAGGGGGCACGGCCTGGGGGACGCTCATTGgcatggggggggacatggcCCAGGGGGGCATGGCATGAGGTATGTGGCATGGCGGGGGGACACAGCCTGGGAGGCACTGGGTGACACAGGAGGGCACAGTGTGGGGTACGTGGCGTGGGTAGGGGGCAGAGCAAGGCACAGGGCGCATGGACTGGGGGTGCGCGGCCTCGAGTGAgggggggcacagccctgcctcgCCCCCTCAGTCATTCCCAGGCGAGGGAGGCTGCAGCAACCCCTCCGTTACTCCCCCCCCAAAGTACCCACTCCGTTACAAATCCAAGGCCTTTATTTGAGACACGTTTTGCCCCATTTCCACCCCCAcgtgctttaaaaataagcaccagaggggctggggcagagggatggggCTGATCCAGCCAGCCCCCCTCTTGACACCCACGGTactgggtggggggggagctATGCCCTTCCCCTGGGGCCCCCAAAGCCATCCCCgtgggcagagcccagccctgctcccacgctCAGGCGCGGCCGTGCTTCCAGCGCCTTCACCCCGCTCACCCCAGCTTGGCCGCGGGCCTGGAGCTGGTGTCCTGGGACCCATCTTGGCAGCCCCCCCTGGTTTGGCTCGGTGCTGATCCCCCCTCCTCAGAGGCTGCTCCCAGACACGGGGCCTGGCCGGGGGCTTTCAGCACCCCCAGAtgaagtgtgtgtgggggggcaGCTCCCAGGGTCACATCCCAACCCCGGGACCCCTCCCAGGGCCAGGGACCCCCCGTCTGAGCGGCGGGGGCCTGCCAGCACATCCAGCCGCCGGCTACTGCCTTGAGAAGAAATAGTCCAAGTTGGTGATGTGGAGAGCCCTGGGGGCCAGGGGCGCGGGGGGGAAGAGCAGGGGAGTCTCACTgtgcggggggctggggggggccagggGCACCAGCACGTGCTGCCCCTCGCCCTCCGGCTTGGCGCCCGGCCGCCTGCCCATCCGCCACGTCTGCCTGTACCTGCGGGAGGGGAGAGTGGTCCAGGTCAGGGGGGGCAGGCGGAGCCCCCACAGTTCCTCCCCCCCGGGGCACTCACCTCACCACGATGGCAATGAAGAGGGCAATGCCCAGGAGCAGGCTCCCCCCGGCCACCAGGAAGGCATAGGGAGATGCCACCAAGCGGGCGCTGGCTTCTACGACAGCCCCTGCAgcagagggggggggggacacgggctCATTGCGGGGAGAAGAAACCCGGGGGTCCTGGCCCCCCGCAGCCAACCCAGAGACCCCTCCTCACCATCAGTGCCATTAGCAGCATCTTCCCCAAAGAGCTCGGGGGGCAGCGTGACTCCGTAGCTGCCATCGTCCATGGGGAACTGCAAGAGaaggtggggcgggggggggtgatGGGATAGGGCCTGGTGTCCCCTCGCCCCCACATGGGGACACAAGATCCAGCCGGGAGCGTGTCACGACCCCCCGGGGCTGAGGCCATGCCCTACCTCGGAGCTGAAGGGTCCCATTTCAGAGGTGAGGTCCCTGGGATCTGCAAGGTGAGGGGGGGACCCTGAGGCGGGGGGACCCTGAGGCTGAGCCCCCGGCCTCAGGGCCACATGGTCCCCTCTTACCTGTCCAGGGGGTGCCCACCGCCTCCCGGCTCCACTCGCTCCATGCACCGTGGCCAAACTCCTCCCGCGCCCGCACCTGCACCACGTGCCGCATCCCCCGCCAGGCGTCATGAATGTCCAGCCATGTCGTCATCACCTGGTCCACCTGGGGGGGAGCACGGGCGGCGTGGGGCTGGGGTAGCCCTGCCAGGGGGCAGCCCcatgccggggaggggggggtctcACCTCCGTGAAGGTCTGGGCAGGCTCAGGGCGGTAGCGGACCTGGAAGTGGAGCCAGTAGAAGCGGGGGTCCCAGGATGAGGGGTAGGACCAGTTGACCCGCAACCGTTGCGGCGCCTTCTCCAGTGCCTCCACCGTCACATTGAGGGGGGGGTCGGGCTTCACTGCCAGGAAagggggggggctcagggccTGGCACCGCGCGCCCGCCGCTCATCCAGCCCTAGTGCCCGGCAAGAGGGGAGCGACACTCACGGACACTGCTGAGGGTTATGATCCTGTCCTCGCCGGCTGAGCCGCCGGCGCCGTTGTTGACGCATGTGGACACCACGAGGGGTTTGGTGTCGTCAGCGCCGGGTGGCACCTTCACCCGGCAAACAAATTTCCGTGCCTTGGAGAAGTAGCGGCACCGCTGCTCCGTGGCGTTCTCAGCTGTGAACCTGTGGGAACATGGCTTGGCTGAGGCTGCGGCATGCGGCCGGTGCCGGGGAAAGCGTCTGCGGGGAGGGACGGTAAAGTCCCCTGCACCCCATGCCGTGGTAGGTGCCAGGACGGCGCTCACCTCCGCTTCACCCAAAGCATCGCCTGCGTCCCTGGGGACGGCTTTGCCCGTAGCGGCCACTCGCACAGGACATCTTTGTCGTGGCTCCGCCGGTAGCAGAAGACCCGAGGAGTTTCAGGGGGTTCTGGAAGGCAGAGAGGTGCTGGGGAACGGGGCAGGCCGGACTGGGCGGTGCTGCGAGGGAAGCCCCCGCTCCAGCGCAGACCCACCTTCCACCAGTAGCCGCAGGGAGCGCAGCGGGCGGCCCCCCACGTAGCAGCTGTAGCGCCCCGAGTCCTCGTAGCGCAGCTGCCGCAGGAGCAGCGCGTTGCCCTCTGCCAGCCGCCGGCTgcggccccccgccgccccccgctccTCCACCTGCCAGGACACGGTGACGTTCGCTGGCCCCTCGTCCTGGCAGGTCAACGTGATGTTTGCTCCTGGACGTCTCACCACCGTGTCCCACGAGAGCCCTGGGGGGACGAGAGGGGGTCAGGCAATGGAGACGAGACCCCAGACCCCGCGGGTGTCCCTGGAGGAGGGGGGCACCCCACCATCTGCTCCCCATGCCCGGAGGCTGCCCCGTGTCAATATTTGCAGAAGGCACCGAGCCGGAACGAGCggcagctcctgctgagctAACGATTCCCCACCGCCCCGGGCACCGGCCCCCGGGCACGCAGGATGCCCTGGCCCTGCCGCAGGGATGGCCACCGCAGCACCCGGCCACCGCAGCACCCGGCCAGGGCGCGAGTCGGGCGGCCGGCGGTGGGACCTGGCCGGGCAGCGTGGGGAGCGCAGAGCCGGGCTCCAGGAGAGCTGCGGGCTGGCtctgggggtgccgggggggtcccgggggtccGGCGCTGGAGGGGTTAAGCGGCCGGGCTGGCCGGCGGCACGGGGCCAGGCCTGGGCTGGGGCCAGGGAGGCCGCCCGGGGCAGCTCTCCCGGCTCTGGCTGCAAAGGTCAACAGCCAGCACGGACCTGCTGGTTCCCGTCGGCTCCTGCTGCCGGGAACGCACCCAGCACCCAGTacacagcacccagcacccaccacgcagcacccagcacccacccagccCCCAGtaggcagcccccagccccagcacccccccggGGTGCCCCGTACCCTGCCCGTCACCCCGGGCTCAGCGAAGCTCcgccggggcgggcagggaaCCGttccccccccactccccgtggCCCGGACCCGCGGGGCCCCGCTACCGGCAGAGGCATCCCCGAGCCCCCTCCcgagccccggggcagccccgccgcgggtggggtgtgtgtgtttgtgtggggGGGGTGCTCCACCGGCAGGCTTccgccgctcccccccccccgcccgtcCTGCCCGGTGCCGGTCGCACTCACCCGCGGGGCCGCAGGGCCCGGGaccggcagcggcggcagcggcgatGAGGAGCAGCGCGACGTGGAGCAACGGCCCCGGTGGCCGCGCCATGCACCCGCTCCCGGGCAGGAAAACATCGGCGGAGCCGCCGGTGGCGCGGCCAGTGCCCGCGGTTGTGAAACCCAGGCGGGGCGGCTCCGCGGCGGCAGCACGTgcgcccgggcggggcggggccaggccggcaccgggggggggtggggggtggagggggggtgatggggggggtaTGCCGGGTCACGGCCGCCCCCTGCGACTCCCGGTGTCCCCCGGTGCCCGCTCCCCCCCGCAGGACACAGGACACGGCAGAAGCTGCTCAgaagtttgtgggttttttttttttataaaaaagctggggtttgggtatttttttttctctgtggacCCATAAAATGATACAATTCTGCAATATAGAAACGTGTAATAAATTAGACGCCCTGATCCTCGCCCCCCCCCAACACAAAATAATccccaaacacccccaaaaATAGACTCCAGCCCGTGCCGAACCATTTCCTCTTTGGTATCAAGGAGAGCGGgaccccgggacccccccagagACCctctgctggggggggacacggtgCCCACATGCACCCCCTGGGACACGGTCCGGTCCCCCGGAGctggcgaggaggaggaggaggagggaggaagtgGAGAGCGAGGGTTGTGCAAGACCCCAGCGTGGGAGTGAATCACGGCGGCGTGCAAACACCCCTGCTTCCCGCAGAAAGCAGGAAGGAGCCAGGGAACGCTTCCCCTTTCCCACCCGGCACCCCGCCCGGGCACCCAAAGGTGGGGGGCTGGAGGACGGTGATCGCCCTcgccccccggccccggtgCCTGCTCCCCGCTGCTCTCTCCAGAACCAGCCGACACTGAGAGAAACAAGTCGCTCTGTAAACTCGGAGgggttttccttcctttttttttttgtgtgtgttttttgtgggttttttttgctttttttgctttttttccctttttttatataaaaagaagaCACATGGGTGAGGGGCGAGGGAGGGGGCAGGGCACTGTCACAGCCCCTCCCCAGACCCCCACGCCTGCCCACGGCGGTGGCTCTGGCATGATACATTCACGTGTGATGGGGTATTTGCACTCTGTGGAGGTGAATACTGACAGAGGAGTGgccggggggctgctggggacagcGTCCGTCCCAGGGACAAGAGTAGTTTTTTGGTTACACTGCGACAGTCCACGCTCCTCCAAACCTCAGCACCTGGGCCCGCACGGCCTCTGCTccacccccccaggaccccttCCCCCAGGCCACGGTGAGAGAAGAGGGTGAGGGGGGGGGCCCCCCGGCTGCACAGGAGGGGACGTGACACCCCCCAGCCTCACACCTTGAGCATCTTGTCGGccgtgctgctggggctgccggCGGCGCTGCCGGCGGCGCTGCTGTCGCTGCCCTTCTTCTTGCGCAGGGTCTCAATCCAGCCAACGCTGGGGCGGGCGGTGAAGCTGGAGAGCGCCAGGGAGCTGAGCCGCATGTTCTTGCCTGACATGATGAGCTCGCCGAAACCCTCCTGGTGGGAGAAGGCGTAGCCGGAGCGGCGCGAGCCCACGCGCCCCACACGCCGCATGCACCGGTGCTGGGTCTTCTGCTTCTTCCGTACCAGCTGAGTGTAGCGCACCTGGGGACGCGGGCCGGGGGGGACAGACAGGGTCAGGGACCCACAGAACTGCCCGCAGGACTCTGCGTCCGCCCCCTGCGGCTACGTGCTCTCACCGTGTCTGAGAGTTCGGGTTTTAGGTCCAGCTTGAGGAAGCGAAAGGCCACGACAGGCATGATGCAGACCACGGTGGTGAGGGCGATGGTCAGCCAGACCGTGGGCTGGGCCAGCGTGTTCTGTGCATTACCTGGGGGCGGGAAGCGCGAGTCCAGGCAGGGTTTGGCCGGGCCAGCAccctgctggggtggggggcattGCTCAGCTCCCCTGGGACTCACCCACAAAGCGGAACTGGTTGGGAAACATCTGGAAGAGGCCGTCGCTGTGCATGGCGAAGAGGATGGCGAAGTAGGCGGCCAGGCTGCCCCAGATGAAGAAGTGATTGATGGCCGTCCAGAAGCCTGTGTCCAGCCCAATctggtggggagaggaaggaggaggcagggctCAGGGGACGGCCGCGGTGCTCCGAGCACGACCACGGGACAGGAGGGGACCCAAACCTTCACCTGCCCGTTGTGCTACAGCTGAGGGTCTGGGGCTAAGCAGCCGCATCCCTACCTGCACGCTGACGACAATCACGAGGGAGGTGGCGACGGTGACGGCAAACGACTGGTAGTCGGCCAGCTGGGCGCCATCGTCACGGGTGGCGTCAGCAAAAACGCCATAGGGGATGAAGAACATGAAGACAGAGGTGTAGATGCCCTGGGCGATGCAGATGAAGAACTCCCGCTTGTTGAAGAGCAGGTTCAACTGCCCGGGCTCGTAGAGTTTGGGGTACTCCATGCTCCGCTGCTCTGGCACGTCCTGGGGGCGCAGGGCACTCTGGGCACCTCCCTCCGGCCCCGGGCAGGCACAGCCCGTTTGCTGGGGCCAGTCCAGCCTTCACCGCCACCCACGGAGGGACAAggacagcccagcccaggcagccctTCCTCCCGCAGGGTGGACCATGCAGGGGAGCCGAGCCAGCTCCTCAGgcacccagggaccccccctcACTGCCCCCCTGCCATACCTGGTCAAAGACGCCCATGGCGAGCACAGGCAGCGACGTGTAGACAATGTTGTAGAGCGTGATGAAGTATTGATCGTACACGGTCTGTATGGAACGGAGTGCTCAGGGGGACGTGAGACCTGCCTGCCCTGTACCCTCGCTGGCCCCTGCGCCCACAGCTGCAGGGACAAGAGAGCCGCCGCCAGCCCCCCATGGGTGCCCACCTCGAGCAGCGGGGGTGCTGCCGCTACTGCGTGGCAGCCCTGGCCAAACGGGCTCCTCGTACCCACCACATGCTGCCGCGCTCCAAAGGGATCCCAGGCTGTGCCTGCTGGTGCAGGATGAGGCCCCCGCAGGGAGCCTGGAGACCAGGGCATGCTTCTGAGCAGGGGGGGTCCCGCGGGAAAACCCTCCCCAACTCCGAGCGAGCAAGGAGCCAGCAACGCACCTGCGCCGAGAAGCCGCAGAAGAAGCCAAACCAGAAGTGGACCATGGTGAAGGCAAAGTTCTTGTAGAAGAAATAGCAGAGGAACTTGCACATGCGGAGGTAGGACCAGCGCCCGTGCACCAGGAGCAGGCGCTGCAGGAACTTGAACTGTGAGAAGGAGTAGTCGGAGGCCAGCACCGCCTGGATGCCCTCCTGCCCACTGATGCCCACCCCGATGTGGGCGGCTGTGGAGGGAAGAGACACGTGGAGTGAGGAGGGCTCTGCCGCTCTCCCCAGCGGGACTGCGTTCCTGCGGGGCACAGAGGGGCAAGGACAGAGGCTGGCATGGGCCCCGGGACGGTGCAAGGGGGAACCTGTCCCTCCTGCGGCTCCCCAGACCCCAGGACTTACTCTTGATCATGCTGACATCGTTGGCCCCATCCCCGATGGCCAGCGTCACAGCCTTCTTGTACTTCTTCACCAACTCCACCACCTGGGCTTTCTGCAAGGGCGTGACGCGGCAGCAGATGACGGCCTTGCAGGCACATGCCGTCTCCAGGAATTCCACCTCCATGTCAGCCTCCAGCGCGTGGGCCTGCGAGGAGAGCGGGGAGACAGTGGGGGGCACGGCCCACAGCCGGGCACGgtgccccatccagcctggcacTTCCAGGTCCCTTACCAGGCTATGCCCGTTGATGACCAGGGCATATTCGCCCGCGATGGCTTCCAGGACGGAGGTGAGCTTGGAGGAAGAGAGTTTCTCCTGGTAGGAGAAGCCATTGCCCATGGAGCGCGACGCATCCATCATCTTCTCCCGGGCTTTcctgaggagaaagagaagggtCAGGGGGCCCCGATTCAGGGCACTTTCACATCCCCCAGCTCCCCCGTGCACAGCCGTACCCCATGCCGGCCCCCGCGCACCTCCTccgcccagccctgcccccCGACCCTCACCTGAGCTCCTCTCGCACCTCCAGCACAGTGTGGCCCGTGACCACGAACACCTCCGTCATGTCGTCTGTCAGCATCTTGCAGGAGTAGCCGATGTTCACAGCCGTTTCTGGGGACGGGAAACCAGGGGCTAAGCCAGGGGCAGCTCAGGGGGGGAGCGTCTGTCCCATGCCCCCCAGGCAGGTGGGATCCAGCCCACGAGTGTCCTCGTCTCCAGCCAGCCCAGACCCCCACCCCAGCAATGCCTCACCCTGCTTGTCCCCCGTCAGCACCCAGATCTTGATGTTGGCCAGCGTCAGGATGGCAATGGTTTCGGGGACCCCCTGCTGCAGTTTGTCCTCGATGGCCGTGGCTCCGAGCAGCTGGGGGACCCAAACAAGCAGGAGGTCAGCAGGGACTGCCCCCCCTCCAGCTacctcctgccccccccggtgcccccagccccacgtaCCATCATATCGTGCTCCACCTCGTCGTAGAGCCGAGCCAGGCGATCCTCACGGGCCTCGGGGGCACTGCCAGCTCGGTGCAGCCGCTCGGACCAGTCCTCATAGTAGCTCTCCTCCAGGTCTTTGTAGGCCAGCACCAGTGTTCGCAGCCCCTCGCCAGCGTATTCCTGCAAGCGGCTGGAGCTGGGTGCACAGGCAGACCCTGACGGTGGCCCCAGACCCTGATCTCCCCCCCAGGACAAGGGCACAAGCCAGGCTCTGAGCTTCTGGGCagcccctcttcccttcccagccctgcccgcgggACCCTGCCCCGCTCACGTTGAGGTGGTCGGTGGTGACATTGGTCAGGTCCTGGTTGATGGGGTGCAGGCGCTCCAGCAGGATGGTGTCAGCACCTTTGCAGTACAGACGGATCTTGCCCTCAGGGCTGCGGACTGCGGGGAGCAGGGGACAAGCTGCCTGGCTCAGGGGTGTAGGAGCAGGTCCCACTCCAGCCCCCAGCCGTGACTCCACACCGCCTCCACAGTCACATCGCCATCCGTGTGGGGCTGGTTCCCAGCACGCCGCACTGAGCCCCCACGCCCCAGTCCCACCgtggctcccccagccccgcagcccctgtGCCATGCCCAAGACCTCACCGATGACGGACATGCGCTTGCGGATGTTGTTGAAGTCCAGGATGGCCAGCAGTTGGTAGGTGATGGCTCGACCCAGCTCATGCACCGTGATGGTCTTGGGCGTGCGGGACCGGAACACAAAGCCGAAGTTTCTGGCAGCTGTGACCAGCGCTCCCTCATCTGGGGACTGAGCCTTGTAATACAGCTCCCCTGGGGACAGCACGGGGGGTCAGAGCCAACGCCGCGCCCCAGGCCGTGCCGGGACGACTCCTGCTCTCTGCACCTACCTTCACTCTTCTCCTCGGACATGACGGTGTGGCAGAGCGAGAGCAGGCGGAAGAACTCGTGCACGTGGGGGTCTCCCAGCTTGACGGCTTCCAGCAGGCTGGGGTCCCAGAACTGGAACCGTGGGTCCACCAGTGGGTTGAAGGAGAAGTCAACTGGCTCTGGCCTCTGGCAGGGGCAGAGATAGGGTTACCGCCCTGCGGCACGCGGCGCAGTCCCACAACAGCCCTGTGGCACCCCTACCTCTCCCAGCTCCGCCTTGTGACCCAGCACGTCCTGCACGTCACCTGTGAGGGGCACAGCGTTAACCAGGACAGGGACCCAATGCTGCTGCCCCACCAGCAGGTCccccctgctgtcctggggcagcagcagtcCCACAACTCTACGTCTGAGCCCCCTTtgtcccccagctgccccgAACGCCTCAAAGGGTCTGGCAGGAGGGGAGCTGGtacacccagcccagccccggtgcCCGGTGCTCACCGTAGCTGTGCCCATTCACGGAGCACTTGCTGAAGACCATGATGTTCTGGGTGAGGGTGCCGGTCTTGTCGGAGAAGATGTACtccacctgccccagctcctcaTTGAGGGTGGTGGTGCGGGCCTCAGCTGGTGTCCGGCGCTTGGCACAGTACATCTTCTTGTCCCAGTTGATGAAGTAGCTGTGCCCGAGACGGATCACCTCCACGCTGCAGGGGGGGACAGCTGGGTGtcaccagggcagggcagcacgCTCTGCTGAGCCAGTGACGGGCACACACGTGCCCACCCCAGACCCCCAAGCGCCTGGGGCACCCAGGCACCCAGGGTCCCCCCCCGTACTGCTTGCCAGCTCCCGTGCCCTTCCCTGGGGCTGGCCCGCGCCCGCTCCTACCAACAGCCACTGCCAAGCCTGGGCTGGGGACGTGGGGCCTGGCACCGAGGGGGCAGCCCGCGGGGCTCCCCGGGCATCTCACACACCTACGCGCCCCgaaccccctccccagcccccaggGCAGACAGCAATGAGCTAGTGGAAGGGGTGGGGGCGACACGTTCTTACCTCGGGGCTAAGGGTGACAGAACCCATGCTGGGGAAcgaaaagagagagaaattaaaagagagagagaaggggacaGTGCAGGAgcctgggagctgcaggagggcagagcaaAATAACCAGcatgc
Protein-coding sequences here:
- the ATP8B2 gene encoding phospholipid-transporting ATPase ID isoform X3, with translation MPGKWPRVRAPGGAEEERRVRANAREYNEKFQYASNCIKTSKYNIVTFLPVNLFEQFQEVANTYFLFLLILQLIPQISSLSWFTTIVPLVLVLTITAVKDATDDYFRHKSDNQVNNRQSQVLISGVLRQEQWMNVRVGDIIKLENNQFVAADLLLLSSSEPHGLCYIETAELDGETNMKVRQAIPVTSELGDTGKLAQFDGEVICEPPNNKLDKFGGTLYWKENKYPLSNQNMLLRGCVLRNTEWCFGLVIFAGPDTKLMQNSGRTKFKRTSIDRLMNTLVLWIFGFLVCMGVILAIGNAIWEHEVGVCFQIYLPWDEGVHSAFFSGFLSFWSYIIILNTVVPISLYVSVEVIRLGHSYFINWDKKMYCAKRRTPAEARTTTLNEELGQVEYIFSDKTGTLTQNIMVFSKCSVNGHSYGDVQDVLGHKAELGERPEPVDFSFNPLVDPRFQFWDPSLLEAVKLGDPHVHEFFRLLSLCHTVMSEEKSEGELYYKAQSPDEGALVTAARNFGFVFRSRTPKTITVHELGRAITYQLLAILDFNNIRKRMSVIVRSPEGKIRLYCKGADTILLERLHPINQDLTNVTTDHLNEYAGEGLRTLVLAYKDLEESYYEDWSERLHRAGSAPEAREDRLARLYDEVEHDMMLLGATAIEDKLQQGVPETIAILTLANIKIWVLTGDKQETAVNIGYSCKMLTDDMTEVFVVTGHTVLEVREELRKAREKMMDASRSMGNGFSYQEKLSSSKLTSVLEAIAGEYALVINGHSLAHALEADMEVEFLETACACKAVICCRVTPLQKAQVVELVKKYKKAVTLAIGDGANDVSMIKTAHIGVGISGQEGIQAVLASDYSFSQFKFLQRLLLVHGRWSYLRMCKFLCYFFYKNFAFTMVHFWFGFFCGFSAQTVYDQYFITLYNIVYTSLPVLAMGVFDQLADYQSFAVTVATSLVIVVSVQIGLDTGFWTAINHFFIWGSLAAYFAILFAMHSDGLFQMFPNQFRFVGNAQNTLAQPTVWLTIALTTVVCIMPVVAFRFLKLDLKPELSDTVRYTQLVRKKQKTQHRCMRRVGRVGSRRSGYAFSHQEGFGELIMSGKNMRLSSLALSSFTARPSVGWIETLRKKKGSDSSAAGSAAGSPSSTADKMLKV
- the ATP8B2 gene encoding phospholipid-transporting ATPase ID isoform X2; translated protein: MERCAARRAPEEERRVRANAREYNEKFQYASNCIKTSKYNIVTFLPVNLFEQFQEVANTYFLFLLILQLIPQISSLSWFTTIVPLVLVLTITAVKDATDDYFRHKSDNQVNNRQSQVLISGVLRQEQWMNVRVGDIIKLENNQFVAADLLLLSSSEPHGLCYIETAELDGETNMKVRQAIPVTSELGDTGKLAQFDGEVICEPPNNKLDKFGGTLYWKENKYPLSNQNMLLRGCVLRNTEWCFGLVIFAGPDTKLMQNSGRTKFKRTSIDRLMNTLVLWIFGFLVCMGVILAIGNAIWEHEVGVCFQIYLPWDEGVHSAFFSGFLSFWSYIIILNTVVPISLYVSVEVIRLGHSYFINWDKKMYCAKRRTPAEARTTTLNEELGQVEYIFSDKTGTLTQNIMVFSKCSVNGHSYGDVQDVLGHKAELGERPEPVDFSFNPLVDPRFQFWDPSLLEAVKLGDPHVHEFFRLLSLCHTVMSEEKSEGELYYKAQSPDEGALVTAARNFGFVFRSRTPKTITVHELGRAITYQLLAILDFNNIRKRMSVIVRSPEGKIRLYCKGADTILLERLHPINQDLTNVTTDHLNEYAGEGLRTLVLAYKDLEESYYEDWSERLHRAGSAPEAREDRLARLYDEVEHDMMLLGATAIEDKLQQGVPETIAILTLANIKIWVLTGDKQETAVNIGYSCKMLTDDMTEVFVVTGHTVLEVREELRKAREKMMDASRSMGNGFSYQEKLSSSKLTSVLEAIAGEYALVINGHSLAHALEADMEVEFLETACACKAVICCRVTPLQKAQVVELVKKYKKAVTLAIGDGANDVSMIKTAHIGVGISGQEGIQAVLASDYSFSQFKFLQRLLLVHGRWSYLRMCKFLCYFFYKNFAFTMVHFWFGFFCGFSAQTVYDQYFITLYNIVYTSLPVLAMGVFDQDVPEQRSMEYPKLYEPGQLNLLFNKREFFICIAQGIYTSVFMFFIPYGVFADATRDDGAQLADYQSFAVTVATSLVIVVSVQIGLDTGFWTAINHFFIWGSLAAYFAILFAMHSDGLFQMFPNQFRFVGNAQNTLAQPTVWLTIALTTVVCIMPVVAFRFLKLDLKPELSDTVRYTQLVRKKQKTQHRCMRRVGRVGSRRSGYAFSHQEGFGELIMSGKNMRLSSLALSSFTARPSVGWIETLRKKKGSDSSAAGSAAGSPSSTADKMLKV